One window from the genome of Salmo trutta unplaced genomic scaffold, fSalTru1.1, whole genome shotgun sequence encodes:
- the LOC115181011 gene encoding endoplasmic reticulum resident protein 44-like: MKLPPIVSSLEVGFFTILLVTGLSTPGQAEITSLDTGNIEDILNNAGVALVNFYADWCRFSQMLQPIFEEASNIAREEFPDVTQVVFARVDCDQHSDIAQRYRISKYPTLKLFRNGMMMKREYRGQRSVTAIADFIRQQKVDPIKEIHSLEEVNTVDRDRRNIIGYFDQKDSENYHTFEKVANILRDDCVFLAAFGDVSQTERFSGDNVIYKPMGETVPDMVYLGSLTNFDLTYAWAQDKCVPLVREITFENGEELTEEGIPFLILFHVKEDTESLEKFQHEVARQLISEKGSINFLHADCEKFRHPLLHIQKTPADCPVIAIDSFRHMYVYPEFRDIEIPGKLRQFVLDLHSGKLHREFHHGPDPTDSTPGQEIGEVASNPPESSFQKLAPSETRYTLLRDRDEL, from the exons ATGAAACTACCACCAATAGTATCCTCGCTCGAGGTCGGCTTCTTCACGATACTGTTG GTGACTGGTCTCTCCACTCCAGGCCAGGCTGAAATTACCAGTCTCGACACAGGAAACATTGAAGACATCCTCA ACAATGCTGGAGTGGCGTTGGTTAATTTCTATGCAGACTG gtGTAGATTCAGCCAGATGCTCCAGCCTATCTTTGAGGAGGCATCGAACATTGCGAGGGAGGAGTTTCCTGATGTCACTCAGGTGGTGTTTGCGCGCGTCGACTGTGATCAGCACT CTGACATAGCTCAGCGGTACAGGATCAGTAAGTACCCTACGTTGAAGTTGTTCCGTAAtgggatgatgatgaagagggagtacaggggtcagaggtcagtcaCAGCCATTGCTGACTTCATCCGCCAGCAGAAGGTCGATCCCATTAAAGAGATACACAGTCTGGAGGAGGTCAACACTGTGGAT AGGGACAGGCGTAACATTATTGGTTACTTTGACCAGAAGGATTCTGAGAACTACCACACGTTTGAGAAGGTGGCCAATATCCTCCGAGACGACTGTGTGTTTCTCGCTGCCTTCGG TGACGTGTCCCAGACAGAGAGGTTCAGTGGTGATAATGTGATCTATAAACCGATGGGGGAGACTGTTCCTGACATGGTGTACCTGGGCTCACTAACCAACTTTGACCTCACCTACGCTTGGGCGCAGGACAAATGTGTCCCTCTGGTCCGCGAGATCACCTTCGAAAACGGAGAG gagcTGACTGAAGAGGGGATCCCATTCCTCATCCTGTTTCACGTGAAGGAGGACACAGAGAGCTTAGAGAAGTTCCAGCACGAGGTGGCACGCCAGCTCATCAGTGAGAAAG GATCTATAAACTTTCTGCACGCGGACTGTGAAAAGTTCCGTCACCCACTGCTGCACATCCAGAAGACGCCAGCAGACTGTCCTGTCATTGCTATAGACTCTTTCAGACACATGTATGTGTACCCTGAGTTCAGAGACATTGA GATCCCTGGGAAGCTGAGGCAGTTTGTTCTGGACCTCCACTCTGGGAAGTTACACAGAGAGTTCCACCACGGCCCAGACCCGACAGACAGCACACCTGGACAG gAGATCGGTGAGGTGGCCAGTAACCCACCAGAGAGTTCCTTCCAGAAGTTAGCCCCCAGTGAGACGCGCTACACACTCCTCAGGGACCGTGATGAACTGTGA